The stretch of DNA AACATCTGTCATTATAAACTTCACTTTACAAAGCCTCTTAGGTGCTTATTGAAAAAAGTATTCATCTGATCTTCAGGAGACCTTAGGTTTTATTGGAGTAGGAAAGCATATTTGACTTACTTTCGCAAAATCTGTTAAAATAGCGTTGAATGAAAGGAGGTAAAAAATGCCGATACATTATACAGAATTGGGTTTTTACAATACTAGAGTGATGTTCAAGCATGCTTATCAAAAAGGATTTGCAATTCCTGCATACAATTTCAATAACATGGAACAGCTTCAGGCGATATTGACAGCTTGTGTTCTTACGCAGTCTCCTGTAATACTTCAAGTTTCTAAGGGTGCAAGGCAATATGCAAACCAAACTTTGCTTAGGTATCTTGCAAAGGGAGCGGTTGAGTTTGCCAAAGAGTTAGCTCTTCAAAATGGTCTTGGAGAAATACCAATTGCTCTTCATCTTGACCATGGTGATTCGTTTGAACTTGCAAAGGATTGTATCGATAACGGGTTCTCATCAGTTATGATAGATGGATCTCATCTTCCTTATGAAGAGAATGTTGCCATAACCAAAAAGGTTGTTGAATATGCTCATCAGTTTGACGTGACGGTTGAGGGAGAGCTTGGAATATTAGCAGGCATAGAGGAACATGTTTCATCCGAAAAGTCTATATACACAGATCCTGATCAAGCGGTAGATTTTGTTGAGAAAACGGGGGTAGACTCTCTTGCTATTTCAATA from Brevinematia bacterium encodes:
- a CDS encoding class II fructose-bisphosphate aldolase yields the protein MPIHYTELGFYNTRVMFKHAYQKGFAIPAYNFNNMEQLQAILTACVLTQSPVILQVSKGARQYANQTLLRYLAKGAVEFAKELALQNGLGEIPIALHLDHGDSFELAKDCIDNGFSSVMIDGSHLPYEENVAITKKVVEYAHQFDVTVEGELGILAGIEEHVSSEKSIYTDPDQAVDFVEKTGVDSLAISIGTSHGAYKFKVKPGEELPPLRLDILEKIKEKLPGFPIVLHGASSVPQDYIEMINRFGGKMENTAGVREDQIQKAAQSAVCKVNIDSDARLVMTAMIRKVFSEKPSEFDPRKYLGPAREEMIKLYMYKNEKVLFSAGKAPDIMKEIKGL